A stretch of Gadus macrocephalus chromosome 17, ASM3116895v1 DNA encodes these proteins:
- the paqr9 gene encoding membrane progesterone receptor epsilon, with product MFLNHRDAPPLLGHADVPARVTESYILTGYRFPTYTLRQCLLSAFRPTNETGNFWTHFLPVFVFAYHLVEVFWWDGAPPPGAPFFYPLWNYVLGVLFLLAASSLAHLLNSMSLVVREVCFFVDYGTISAYTVGSSLAYYYYIHPRAGVLGTGQGWAANGSSTEPPPPPPSLLAPYGFPDAGALFETFYVPSSCVVAIICILSCCNTRQRWRRHRYLIRTLVFLLPFLVSSTPIFYRLLTRSPYPPASASFASSASMAGYFCRHCLWLVVSAVFNISKVPERLAPGRFDVWGHSHQWFHCCTFLSILDEFHMIKAEVRAVLLRPMLALPEEAAAAALTALPGPTAPATYGVMLLLQATIAAIIGWFSWHAERIYGAERDQLARQGPKGHKCH from the coding sequence ATGTTCCTCAACCACCGCGACGCCCCGCCCCTCCTGGGGCACGCCGACGTGCCTGCCCGCGTCACCGAGAGCTACATCCTGACGGGCTACCGCTTCCCCACATACACCCTGCGCCAGTGCCTGCTGTCGGCCTTCCGGCCCACCAACGAGACGGGCAACTTCTGGACCCACTTCCTGCCCGTGTTCGTGTTCGCCTACCACCTGGTGGAGGTGTTCTGGTGGGACGGGGCGCCCCCCCCCGGCGCCCCCTTCTTCTACCCGCTGTGGAACTACGTGCTGGGCGTGCTCTTCCTGCTGGCGGCCAGCAGCCTGGCCCACCTGCTCAACTCCATGTCCCTGGTGGTCCGCGAGGTGTGCTTCTTCGTGGACTACGGCACCATCAGCGCCTACACCGTGGGCTCCTCCCTGGCGTACTACTACTACATCCACCCCCGGGCGGGGGTCCTGGGGACGGGGCAGGGGTGGGCCGCCAACGGCTCAAGCaccgagccgccgccgccgccgccatcacTGCTGGCGCCGTACGGGTTCCCCGACGCGGGCGCGCTGTTCGAGACCTTCTACGTGCCCAGCTCGTGCGTGGTGGCCATCATCTGCATCCTGTCGTGCTGCAACACGCGCCAGCGCTGGCGGCGGCACCGCTACCTCATCCGCACGCTGGTCTTCCTGCTGCCCTTCCTCGTCTCCTCCACGCCCATCTTCTACCGCCTGCTGACCCGCTCGCCGTACCCGCCGGCGTCCGCCTCCTTCGCCTCGTCCGCCTCCATGGCCGGGTACTTCTGCCGCCACTGCCTGTGGCTGGTGGTGTCGGCCGTGTTCAACATCAGCAAGGTGCCCGAGAGGCTGGCGCCGGGCCGCTTCGACGTCTGGGGCCACAGCCACCAGTGGTTCCACTGCTGCACCTTCCTGTCCATCCTGGACGAGTTCCACATGATCAAGGCCGAGGTGCGCGCCGTGCTGCTGCGGCCCATGCTGGCGCTGCCCgaggaggccgccgccgccgccctgacGGCCCTGCCCGGCCCCACGGCGCCCGCCACCTACGgggtgatgctgctgctgcaggccaCCATCGCCGCCATCATCGGCTGGTTCTCCTGGCACGCCGAGAGGATCTACGGAGCCGAGAGGGACCAGCTGGCGCGACAGGGGCCCAAGGGCCACAAATGTCactga